The genome window AAGTCGGTGGTGGCGTCCAGTTTACCGGCTTTGACCAGCGCCGCCACCGTCTCGGACGGCACGTCCAGCACGTAACTTTCGCCGCGGCGGATTTTCTCCACCTTCTCAGGGACAAGGTCCACGCCGATCACCTGAAAGCCGGCTTCGGCAAAGACGGTTGCCAGCGGCAGTCCCACATAGCCCAGCCCCAGCACGGCTACTTTCGCGGTGCGGTTCTGGAACTTTTCCAGCAGTTGCTCTTTGGTGCTCATGGCAATACAATCCCCCCTTCTAGAATAATGAGAGTTGAGTGGGTTGATCTTTCGCCGGGGTCTCCCCGGTTTTTTCTTCTACTGCTATCGGCTTCTCCGCCGCCTGCATACGCTGACGGGCCGCCTGCACGTACTCGCTCAGGCGGGCAAAGTCGCGCTCCACACTGGCTTTGAGCGAGGGCTGATGCAGTGCCGCGGCGGGGTGGAACATGGGCACAATCAGCCGGCCGTTGCGCCAGAAAGACTGCCCATGCACCTCGCTGATTTTGACCCCCGGCAGGAATTTTGCCATGGAGAAGCGCCCCAGGGTGACAATCACCTTGGGGCTGATGGCTTCAATCTGCCGCTCCAGGTAGGCGTTGCAGGCTTCCAGTTCCTCGGGTTGCGGGTCGCGGTTGCCCGGCGGGCGGCACTTCACCACGTTGGTGATGAACACGTCTTTGCGGGCAATGCCGCATTTTTCCAGCAGTTCATCCAGAAACTTGCCCGCCGCGCCCACGAAGGGACGTCCCTGCTCGTTTTCGTAAAAGCCGGGTCCTTCGCCAATCATCATGATTTCTGCCTGCGCGGGACCTTCGCCCGGCACGGCTTTCTTGCGCGAGTAGTGCAGTTGACAGCGTTTGCATTCGCTGACCTGTTGGGCAATCTCTTTCAGGATTTGATCGGGTTGCACCTCTCACCTCCACTTGGGTTGGGTTCTGCCCTATCCGCCATCCGCCGGAGCACCTCTTCATCCAGCGGTTTGAGGCTCATCAACAGGGCATCTTCCTGATTGTCCTGATAATACTTCGGGCGCACCCCCTCCACCCGAAAGCCAAAAGACTCATACAGGCGTTGCGCGGCGGTGTTGCTCCGCCGCACTTCCAGAAACGCCATGCGCGCCCCGCGGCGATAGCCTTCTTGCAAGCCCTCCATCAGCAAACGGCAGGCAATGCCCATGCGCCGGAAATCGGGATGCACAGCGATGGTGGCGATGTGGACTTCGTCGAGGATGATCCAGTTGACCATCATGCCAACAATGCGTCGCGAGCCGTCGGGGAAAAGCGCCTCGGCAACCCACGGCGAGGAGGCCGTGTTTTCGGTGACCTCGAAACGGTAACTGCGCTCGGACCACGGCAAACGGAACGAGAGCACGTCCAGGGCGTGCACCTCGGGGATATCCTCCACCTGCATCGGACGAATGCGAATCTCCGCCGGAGTCACGACGGAATGACCTCCCCCACATGAAGGTAAATGGGCGCCAGACTGATGGGGTCGTCCACCTTGCCGGCCTGAAAGCGCTCCCAAGCCAGTTCTGCCAGGAACGAGGGGCGGCGGGTGGAGAGCGCCGGAGATGCCAGCAGGACGTTGCCACGCTTGCGCTTGAGCAGGTCGCGTTCTTCGGGGGTCAGTTCACCCGCCACTAAGGTAGGTTCCTGAATCTGCTCCGCCAGCGCCGCCGCGGTGATGATTTGCGGCTCGCCCTGGGCTTTCCAGCGCCCCTTGACCGCACGGTACCACACCAGCGCTAGCCTGCCGCGCCCGGCTTGCAGGACGGCGGCAAGGGGAAATTCCTGCACGGGCAGGGCTTCGGCAAGGAAATCCAGCGTGGGAATGCCGACAATGGGCTTGCGCAGGGTCAGCGCCATGCCCTTGACCAGCGCCAGCCCGATGCGCAGGCTGGTGAACGAACCGGGTCCCAGCGCGGCGGCAAAGCAGTCAATTTGCTCCATGCGCGCCCCCGACTGCTCCAGCAGGCGCTGAATGGCGGGGGCGGTCTCCACGGTGTGATGTCCGCGGGTCAGCCAGGTCATCTCGCCGAGCACGCGCGCGCCGTCGTAGAGCGCCAGCCCGGTCCACTGTGTCGAGGTATCCACTGCCAGCAGAAGGCTCATACCCTCACCACCTTCTGGCGAAATTCGTTGAGCAGGGCATCGTAACGTGTGCCGCGGCTCTGAAAGAGCAGATGGCGCTGTTCCTCTTCAACATAGCGCAGGGAGACCCACAAACACTCCGCAGGAAGCGCGGGCTGAATGTGTTCGGGCCATTCGACCACCAGCACGCCGCATTCCAGCATACGCTCAAAGTCCAGTTCTTCGGCTTCTTCCACGTTGGTCAGGCGGTAAGCGTCCAGATGAAAGAGACAGGCGCCATCGGCGCGGCGGTACTCGTTGACGAGGATAAAGGTGGGGCTGGAAACGGGATCGAGCGAGCCCCAGCCCTGCGCCATGCCCTGCACCAGGGTGGTCTTGCCGCTCCCCAGGTCGCCGGAGAGGCAAACCAGGTCGCCTACATTTAAGAGCATGCCCAGACGACCGCCCAGGCGGCGGGTCTGCTCGGCACTGCGGCTGAAGAACTCGAAAGTGCGCGCGTCCAGAATCGGCATGGTCAAATTATAGCACGGGGCGCGCCCTTCGGCACGGCTCGGCAAACACATCCGCCCCCCAGGCAACGCCGAGGGGGCGTTAAAGCACTCACCACCGCCAGAGCGGGAAGGACAGGTGCAATACTCTGTATACTGGTCTTAGTCTCTTTTCATCTCCTGTCGGACTTCGTAAATCTCTCCCGGCTCATTCACAAACGTTGCTTCGTAATCCTTCCGGCTCAGAACAGTATCAAAGAGACCAATATCTTCGCCCTCGTGCTTGTTGATGCCCATATAGACCAGACTGGGGTCTTCGTAGCGCTTGAATTTGTACACCGCATCGTTCATCAGGGCACTGTTGAACACACCCAGGCTCACCAAGAGTTCAAAGTCTTTCACCGTCAAGCCGGTTACCCGCTTGAATAATTCCGGCTCTAACTGGGTGATAACATCACGCAGGGTACGCTCGCGGTAATCGGTAAGGTACAGAAAGATTGGAATTCTTGTGGCAAACTTGATGAGTTTTTCTTGAATTTGCTTGCGCAGGCTTTTGTACTCTCGTTCTTCTTCGCTGATCTGCTTCTTTTTTGCGGGGGAGAGTTCACGGTCATTGGCTTCGCGCTTGACCTTCTTAACGGCTTCGGATTTGTTGATGATAGTCTCAATATCCTGATTCAGGTTGCGGAAACCTTCAATACTCATCAAGGCTTTCATGGCTTGCTCATTTGCCATCAACCGCCTCAGGGTGTCGTTATCCACATTGACCAGAAGCGCGCTCTCCCAGCGGCGAGCCAGCAGAGTAGCAGTGGTGCCGCTCATAGCCATCTCCAGCACGCCAGCGGCGTCAATCTGCCGCATGGAACTGCCGTCGTAAGCCAGAACAGGCAGGAAGTGGATGAATTCCTCAACCTTCTTTTCCGGATCGTCTTCATTAACATTGAGACGGCAACTGTATTCAGCAATTTGGCGCAGGGCGCGGTCGGGAGCAAAGTCAAAAACGTAGCATTCCGGTTTGAGGATCAATTCTTCGTTTGGCGAAAGCCCATCGGGATTCTTGAGCGTCCAGGGGCTTTGCACGCGGAAAGCCGCCTGGAAGTAGGTTTCAGGGCTTGAGGAGTTGCGCAGCATGAAAATGCCAGACCATGGGCGCACGGTAACGCCAGTGGTCAATTTGCCACAGGTCAGGGTAATGGTCTTGGTCTCCAGCGGGTTACCCATTGCCTCCAACACAGGGGGCAAAGCCGCCACACCGATACCTGCTGAAGCGCCTGCCGCCACAATCACCTTGTAATCTTGATAGAATTTATTTTGCCGTTTTGCAAGCAGATTGCGCATCGCGTAACAGGAAGCCACGCTGGGCAGAAACCACAGGGTGTGAGAAAGCACAGAGAGCAAACGCACATCCGAATAAGGCAGGGGCGGACGGCGGTCGCGGCCCAGTTTCAGTTCATCAATGCTGGCGGTAAGGTAAGCGCCGCGAATCAAATCCAGCCATTTTTGAACCTCATCCTCATATTTAAAATGAGCATTATCGCCCACTCCCTCAGCAGAGAAGAACTCATTCAAATCGAACTCATTGAACTCACCCTGCAAGGCAACTTGACGAATTTCCTCGGGCAGT of Anaerolinea thermophila UNI-1 contains these proteins:
- a CDS encoding uracil-DNA glycosylase, whose product is MQPDQILKEIAQQVSECKRCQLHYSRKKAVPGEGPAQAEIMMIGEGPGFYENEQGRPFVGAAGKFLDELLEKCGIARKDVFITNVVKCRPPGNRDPQPEELEACNAYLERQIEAISPKVIVTLGRFSMAKFLPGVKISEVHGQSFWRNGRLIVPMFHPAAALHQPSLKASVERDFARLSEYVQAARQRMQAAEKPIAVEEKTGETPAKDQPTQLSLF
- the rimI gene encoding ribosomal protein S18-alanine N-acetyltransferase, which codes for MTPAEIRIRPMQVEDIPEVHALDVLSFRLPWSERSYRFEVTENTASSPWVAEALFPDGSRRIVGMMVNWIILDEVHIATIAVHPDFRRMGIACRLLMEGLQEGYRRGARMAFLEVRRSNTAAQRLYESFGFRVEGVRPKYYQDNQEDALLMSLKPLDEEVLRRMADRAEPNPSGGERCNPIKS
- the tsaB gene encoding tRNA (adenosine(37)-N6)-threonylcarbamoyltransferase complex dimerization subunit type 1 TsaB; translated protein: MSLLLAVDTSTQWTGLALYDGARVLGEMTWLTRGHHTVETAPAIQRLLEQSGARMEQIDCFAAALGPGSFTSLRIGLALVKGMALTLRKPIVGIPTLDFLAEALPVQEFPLAAVLQAGRGRLALVWYRAVKGRWKAQGEPQIITAAALAEQIQEPTLVAGELTPEERDLLKRKRGNVLLASPALSTRRPSFLAELAWERFQAGKVDDPISLAPIYLHVGEVIPS
- the tsaE gene encoding tRNA (adenosine(37)-N6)-threonylcarbamoyltransferase complex ATPase subunit type 1 TsaE; protein product: MPILDARTFEFFSRSAEQTRRLGGRLGMLLNVGDLVCLSGDLGSGKTTLVQGMAQGWGSLDPVSSPTFILVNEYRRADGACLFHLDAYRLTNVEEAEELDFERMLECGVLVVEWPEHIQPALPAECLWVSLRYVEEEQRHLLFQSRGTRYDALLNEFRQKVVRV
- a CDS encoding DEAD/DEAH box helicase, with the protein product MSDFFPSRPKVAPKIYAYEDTNPQYKGLLKIGYTTKSVQERVAEQYPTRRPGPVPYRIVLEESAIRNDGTTFTDHDVHRMLRINRVRQEGGEWFRCTVEQVKTAIHAVRTGQLLEEQRSENFGLRPEQEAAIQKTMAYFQNYRRENGKPPHFLWNCKMRFGKTFAAYQLAKRMGWKKILVITFKPAVQSAWEEDLRTHVDFEGWQFIKPGGAVTWETADKNSPIVCFGSFQDYLGRNPSTGGIKTKNEWVHATHWDCVIFDEYHYGAWREKAKDLFEAEDEQERKAAEGEAIDYFDEEILPITANHYLYLSGTPFRAIATGEFIEEQIYNWTYSDEQRAKEEWKGPNNPYAALPRMVLMTYQLPEEIRQVALQGEFNEFDLNEFFSAEGVGDNAHFKYEDEVQKWLDLIRGAYLTASIDELKLGRDRRPPLPYSDVRLLSVLSHTLWFLPSVASCYAMRNLLAKRQNKFYQDYKVIVAAGASAGIGVAALPPVLEAMGNPLETKTITLTCGKLTTGVTVRPWSGIFMLRNSSSPETYFQAAFRVQSPWTLKNPDGLSPNEELILKPECYVFDFAPDRALRQIAEYSCRLNVNEDDPEKKVEEFIHFLPVLAYDGSSMRQIDAAGVLEMAMSGTTATLLARRWESALLVNVDNDTLRRLMANEQAMKALMSIEGFRNLNQDIETIINKSEAVKKVKREANDRELSPAKKKQISEEEREYKSLRKQIQEKLIKFATRIPIFLYLTDYRERTLRDVITQLEPELFKRVTGLTVKDFELLVSLGVFNSALMNDAVYKFKRYEDPSLVYMGINKHEGEDIGLFDTVLSRKDYEATFVNEPGEIYEVRQEMKRD